A stretch of DNA from Natrinema halophilum:
ACCGTGAACTCGAGTGTGAGCTTGTATTGGCCGTTGGATTGTTCGACGAAGTTGTAGTTGGAAATCGTGACTTCACTCGATCCGCCAAGCCCCGTTGCGACGCTTGCGTACTGCTGCTGGAGGGTCTGCTTGGCTTTTTCACGGGTTTCCCACTGACTGGCGCTCCACTCGGAGACGAGTTGCTCCTGGGTCATGTCCAAGGTGTACCCGCTGTTCGTATCTTCGAGGGAAACGTCCATGTAGGTGCCCGAAGCGGCCGCACCCATCCCACCCTCGACGGAGACGGATCCGCTCGTCTCGAGGCGATCCGGGGTAGCAGTGACGTGGCCGTTCGTGCTGACCGTCCCAGCAGTCGCGGCCTGGCTTTCGAACGTTCCCGTTGCGGACGCATCGAACGTATTCGCCTCGCTGGAAACTTCGCCGGAAACCTCGGCGTTGAGGTCTTTGAGGTCGTCGGGCTTTTGCATGATCATCGAGCCGTCTCCGGAGAGCCCGCTCTGGTCGAGGACCGCGGAGAAGCTCGCTTCCTCGTACTCCGCGTTCTGGTTATCGGTGTCGTCGACGACCAGCATGTGGACGAGTCCTTCGCTGACGTCCACCCCGAGGTCGAATTTGTTGAGGTCGGAACTATCGTCTTTGTAATGGAGAACGGCACTCCCGTCGTCTTTCAGATAGATGTCGTCAGCAGCGCCGAGGCTCGATTCGGCCTGCGAAATGCTGTCGTACGATTCGACGTCTGCGGTCGGCTCTGCAGCTTCTGCAGTCGTCGTCACCCCACCGTAGAGAAGCGGCAATCCCATCGTTGCAACTGCAACGGTAGCTACCAGAAAGACGGCAAGGAACGCCCGTACTCCGTCTTTCGTTCGTATCTTTGTATCTATTTTTGGCACCATGGTTTGTAGTTCAGCTGATAGATTATAAAGTTTTATCTTCATAAATACCTAACGGTAAAAATCAAAAAGATAGCACTAGTAATGGCCAACCACTCCAACGATGGTCGGTAGTCGGTATTCGTTTCGGAAGGTGTCGCTTCCGATCGACAGCCTCTTTCGCTCGCCCCGGTCATATCGAGTATGACCGACTTCTTCGAAGTACACGAGCGCGACGGGGCAGCGCGCGTGGGCGAACTTCGCCTGTCTTCGCCAATTTCGACCCCTGCGCTCGCCGACGGCGTCCTCGAGGACGCGGGCTCGCTCTGGAGCGGCGACCGTGAAATGCCGGCCGGTGACGAGTCACACCTCACCGTGCTCCCTCACCGAGCGTTTCCCGGCGGCACCGCAGACGAAGTTCAGGACTCGTTCGCCGTCGACTACCCCGACGTCGATTATCCCAGCGTCGCCGTCGTCTCGAGCGAGCACGCCGAAGACCACGGCACCGACGCGTACGCACTTTCGGACGTCCAGTCAGTGATGGGCCACGGCGAGGCACTCGTCGAAGCAATCGTAACCGTTCGCGAAGCGATTCCAGCAGACACGGCGTTGCTCCTCTCCGGAGTCGCGACGCCACGAAACGTCGCGCTGTTGGCCTACGCGGGCGTGGACCTGTTCGACGAGACCGCAGCCGTCGTCAGGGGAACGGAAGGCCGGTATCTGACGGCCGACGATGCGTACTTTCTCGAGGATCTCGACGAACTTCCCTGTTCGTGCCCGGCGTGCCAGCAGCCCCGCGACGAGTTTACCCGCGAGGACTGCGCCGACCACAACACCAACGCCCTCGCAGCAGAACTGGCGATCGTCCGTCGGCGCATTCGCGACGGCCGCCTTCGGGATTACGTCGAAGGACAGACCCGCCACGACCAGTGGCTCACCGCTGCAATGCGAGAGCTCGATTCCCAGTGGGGCTACCTCGAGGAACGGACGCCCATCCTTCGCGATGCCGAAATCAGCGCCGCGACCGAGGACACCCTCCGCCGAGTGGAAATACAGCGCTTTGCCGACCGGGTGACGACGCGCTACCGAAACCGGTTCAAGAACCCGCTCGTGCTGGTCCCCTGTTCTGCGGCCAAACCCTACAGCGAGTCCCAGAGCCACCGCCAGTTCCACGACGCCATTCAGTGGCGCGCCCACCTCGTCTCCATGACCAGCCCCATCGGCGTCGTTCCCCAGGAACTCGAGACGACCTACCCCGCTCAACACTACGATACGGTGGTGACGGGCCGCTGGTCCGAAGACGAGAAGCAATTCGTAAGCGAGGTGCTGCAACGCTACCTCGAGCGCAACGAGTACCCGGACGTAATCGCACACGTCCCCGACGAGGGCTACCGAGACATCGTCGAACGCGTCGAAGAACGACTCGAACTCGAAATCACGTACACGGTTCCCGAGGGTGGACATCCGACCGACGACACGTCGCTTGCGAACCTCGCCGAGTCCCTCTCGGGCGAATTGCAGTACTCCAAGCGGGAACGAGAGCACAATACGGTCCGTGCCATCGCGGACTACCTGCTCGGCGACGGCGCCGGCGACGCCCTCTTCGAGGATATCAAGACGACCAGCCGGTATCCAAAGATCCAGGTCCGTGACGACGCGGATACCCAACTCGCGACGATGGTTCCTCAATACGGGACCCTTTCGTTCACTCTCGCGGGTGCTCGACGGTGGCTCGAGAGTGATGCGCCGGTCAAACGCGTCGAGATCGATGGGTTCGTTCCTCACGGTAGCGTCCTCGCGCCGGGCGTCGTCGATGCCGACGAGGAAATCCGCGTCGGCGACGAGGTCGTCGTCGAGGGACCGAACGCCTTCGCAGTCGGACGTGCAGAGATGTTCGGCCGGGAAATGTCCGAGAGTACGCGCGGTATCGCCTGTGAGATCCGCCATGTGGAGGAGCGGTAGGAACACGGAAACCGACGACCGACGGAGACGCTACCGCGACGGCTGTACTGCTTCGCGGCCGTCGACGACGCGTTCTCGACAGGACGGACACCGGGAACCGTTTACGAATCGATTGACGAATCGTTCACACTCGGGACACTGAAAGAGACAGGACTTCGAGGGGGACATCTTGTTTCGTCGCCATTTCGAGGAGCCGAATAGGTGTTTTCCCGTGCTTCACTGCGGGAAAACGGACCCGGTCGCGAACCGGTGAGCCGATGCGTGGGGGGTCGGTGCTGTGCGTTCATCCTCGTCACCGCTGTGCGATCATCCTTATCACCATTACGAAAGCCGTTGAGACGCGAATTCGACGAACCTGATGACTATCGCGGCGGATCGAAGCGAGACTCGAAGATCGCGAGCCCGAATATCGCGGCGAGGAAGTCGGAGAGTTCCGATTGGTCGGTACTGATCAGCGTCGGTCGTAAACGTGGACGGCCCGGTCGTGTCGCTTCGAGAGACCGTTTGGATTTCGTCGGTTCGACCGATCGGCGTACCGGGCGCGAAGGCCGTCCAAAAACCCTCGAGCGGCGTTTCTGACGACGTCCGTGCCGTCGGATACCCAGCCCGTCGGCGTCGCGTCCCCTGACGCCAGTTGACAGGCGCCAGCAGCACCGTCGTGTACCGCGTTCTTGGCGGTTCGGGTGAGGACGCGCGGCCGCGGCCCGTAGTTCTTCGCGAGTCGGTACGTCATCGATCGGTAGGTCACACCCCAGTCGGGGTCGGCTCGACCACCGTCGGTGCCGAATTCACAGCGGGCAGCCATCGCTGCGTTCCACGAGACGTCGAAGCCGAGTGCTGCCACGCGGTGAGCACAG
This window harbors:
- the arcS gene encoding archaeosine synthase subunit alpha, whose translation is MTDFFEVHERDGAARVGELRLSSPISTPALADGVLEDAGSLWSGDREMPAGDESHLTVLPHRAFPGGTADEVQDSFAVDYPDVDYPSVAVVSSEHAEDHGTDAYALSDVQSVMGHGEALVEAIVTVREAIPADTALLLSGVATPRNVALLAYAGVDLFDETAAVVRGTEGRYLTADDAYFLEDLDELPCSCPACQQPRDEFTREDCADHNTNALAAELAIVRRRIRDGRLRDYVEGQTRHDQWLTAAMRELDSQWGYLEERTPILRDAEISAATEDTLRRVEIQRFADRVTTRYRNRFKNPLVLVPCSAAKPYSESQSHRQFHDAIQWRAHLVSMTSPIGVVPQELETTYPAQHYDTVVTGRWSEDEKQFVSEVLQRYLERNEYPDVIAHVPDEGYRDIVERVEERLELEITYTVPEGGHPTDDTSLANLAESLSGELQYSKREREHNTVRAIADYLLGDGAGDALFEDIKTTSRYPKIQVRDDADTQLATMVPQYGTLSFTLAGARRWLESDAPVKRVEIDGFVPHGSVLAPGVVDADEEIRVGDEVVVEGPNAFAVGRAEMFGREMSESTRGIACEIRHVEER